A single Streptomyces mirabilis DNA region contains:
- a CDS encoding VOC family protein, which yields MALHRLTSITIGVPDVADVARFYSEFGLREIAPHRFATVDGGEQLTIEPAPTRRLTTLGVGVDDPDDIARIEASLRAIDAPVRSTGDSLHTVESVTGVKVDVTVAPRIAPARTPDPLYNGPGRTVRENLRAPVVLRAEPVRPHKLGHVVIGSVDKEASQRFFTAGLGFKISDNLGDRAAFMRCSSDHHNVLVQKAPVNFLHHTAWEVADVDEIGRGATAMLEGHPDRHAWGLGRHHVGSNFFWYLKDPAGNFSEYYSDLDCVVDDALWTPEDFQGARSLYSWGPRPPKSFVTPEDIAAAMTGAHRPA from the coding sequence ATGGCACTGCACCGCTTGACATCCATCACCATCGGCGTTCCCGACGTCGCTGACGTCGCCCGGTTCTACTCCGAGTTCGGCCTGCGCGAGATCGCGCCCCACCGGTTCGCCACGGTAGACGGCGGCGAGCAGCTCACGATCGAGCCTGCCCCCACCCGTCGACTCACCACGCTGGGCGTCGGCGTGGACGATCCGGACGACATCGCCCGGATCGAGGCCTCGCTGCGCGCCATCGACGCGCCGGTGCGCTCGACGGGCGATTCGCTTCACACCGTGGAATCGGTCACCGGGGTCAAGGTGGACGTCACCGTCGCGCCGCGTATCGCCCCGGCCAGGACACCGGACCCGCTGTACAACGGTCCGGGCCGTACCGTGCGAGAGAACCTCCGCGCCCCCGTCGTACTGCGTGCCGAGCCCGTACGTCCCCACAAGCTCGGTCATGTCGTCATCGGATCGGTCGACAAGGAGGCCAGCCAGCGATTCTTCACCGCCGGGCTCGGCTTCAAGATAAGCGACAATCTGGGCGACCGGGCGGCGTTCATGCGCTGCTCCAGCGACCACCACAACGTGCTCGTGCAGAAGGCGCCGGTGAACTTCCTGCACCACACCGCCTGGGAGGTCGCCGACGTCGACGAGATCGGGCGCGGTGCCACGGCGATGCTCGAAGGTCACCCGGATCGCCACGCCTGGGGCCTGGGCCGCCACCACGTCGGTTCCAACTTCTTCTGGTACCTCAAAGACCCGGCGGGGAACTTCTCCGAGTACTACTCCGACTTGGACTGCGTGGTCGACGACGCGCTGTGGACCCCCGAGGACTTCCAGGGCGCCCGCAGCCTCTACAGCTGGGGACCACGCCCGCCGAAGTCCTTCGTGACGCCGGAGGACATCGCGGCGGCGATGACCGGCGCCCATCGGCCGGCCTGA
- a CDS encoding acetoacetate--CoA ligase: protein MTTVYPGADLAPIWTPSPDVRDAANLEHFRHWVNDRNGLALADYHALHAWSVTELERFWGSLWDYFDVWAATAAERVLAERVMPNTRWFPGARLNYVDHVLRHAERSGAAVIGLTEPGGPAGRTLSWAELRRQVGAVAHTLRELGVQEGDRVVGYLPDIPEAVVAFLATASIGAVWAVCGQDYAAPAAAARLAQLDPVVLITADGYGYAGRLHDRREAVARLRTELPSLRGTILIPRLGSEPDVPEGTVPWEQASSGDHPPVPAPVAFDHPLWVLFTSGTTGKPKGIVHGHGGILLEHLKMVTLQYDLKPEDTYFGYTSPSWMMWNVKVSVLLTGATIVCYDGNPAYPAPDTLWTLAAGHGATVLQTSPPYLDSCHRLGLHPAVDHDLSRLRNLRATGSVLPPETSLWAARELGPQVAVTSSAGGTDVASGLAGAVPTLPIYAGELTAPCLGVALEAWDNDGNSVRDRVGELVVTEPMPSMPLGFWNDPDGQRYRSAYFETFPGVWWHGDSITVTHRGSVIIHGRSDATLNRNGVRFGSADIYQVVEQLPEIAESLVIGVELPDGGYWMPLFVSLAGAAELTPELKHTVTTAIRENASPRHVPDEIIAVPGIPHTLTGKKLEVPIKRILQGTAPRDALDPESVDMPQFLDAYARIAETSLGTATRPPANAE from the coding sequence GTGACCACCGTCTACCCCGGTGCCGACCTGGCCCCGATCTGGACTCCCTCCCCGGACGTGCGCGACGCCGCCAACCTCGAGCACTTCCGCCACTGGGTGAACGACCGGAACGGGTTGGCGCTTGCGGACTACCACGCCCTGCACGCCTGGTCAGTGACCGAACTGGAGCGGTTCTGGGGCAGCCTGTGGGACTACTTCGATGTGTGGGCTGCTACAGCCGCCGAGCGTGTCCTCGCCGAGCGCGTCATGCCCAACACCCGCTGGTTCCCCGGTGCCCGTCTCAACTACGTCGATCACGTCCTGCGCCATGCCGAGCGCTCCGGTGCGGCCGTGATCGGGCTGACCGAACCCGGCGGCCCGGCCGGGCGCACCCTGTCCTGGGCCGAGCTTCGGCGCCAGGTCGGCGCCGTGGCCCACACCCTGCGCGAACTCGGTGTCCAGGAAGGTGACCGGGTCGTGGGGTACTTGCCCGACATACCGGAGGCCGTTGTGGCGTTTCTCGCCACGGCGAGCATCGGCGCGGTCTGGGCGGTCTGCGGGCAGGATTATGCGGCGCCGGCCGCCGCGGCGCGACTGGCGCAACTCGACCCGGTCGTGCTGATCACGGCCGATGGCTATGGCTATGCCGGAAGGCTCCACGACCGGCGCGAGGCCGTCGCGCGCCTGCGCACCGAACTGCCCAGCCTCCGGGGGACCATCCTGATCCCCCGGCTGGGATCAGAGCCTGATGTCCCGGAGGGAACCGTCCCGTGGGAACAGGCGAGTTCCGGCGACCACCCACCCGTTCCCGCGCCCGTCGCGTTCGACCACCCGCTGTGGGTGCTGTTCACCTCCGGTACCACCGGCAAGCCCAAAGGCATCGTGCACGGTCACGGCGGGATCCTGCTCGAGCACCTCAAGATGGTCACCCTGCAGTACGACCTCAAGCCCGAGGACACCTACTTCGGCTACACCTCACCCAGCTGGATGATGTGGAACGTCAAGGTGTCGGTGCTACTGACCGGGGCCACGATCGTGTGCTACGACGGCAACCCGGCATATCCGGCCCCCGACACCCTGTGGACGCTGGCCGCCGGGCACGGCGCCACAGTTCTCCAGACGAGTCCCCCGTACCTGGACAGCTGCCACCGGCTCGGCCTGCACCCGGCCGTCGACCACGATCTGTCCCGGCTGCGGAACCTCCGCGCAACGGGGTCTGTCCTGCCCCCCGAAACCTCCCTCTGGGCAGCACGCGAACTGGGCCCGCAGGTCGCCGTGACATCGTCTGCCGGGGGCACCGACGTGGCCAGTGGGCTGGCCGGCGCAGTGCCTACGCTGCCCATCTACGCCGGGGAACTGACCGCGCCGTGCCTGGGCGTCGCGTTGGAGGCATGGGACAACGACGGCAACAGCGTCCGTGACCGCGTCGGCGAACTCGTCGTCACCGAGCCGATGCCGTCCATGCCACTCGGCTTCTGGAACGACCCGGACGGCCAGCGGTACCGCAGCGCCTATTTCGAGACCTTCCCCGGCGTGTGGTGGCACGGTGACTCGATCACCGTGACCCACCGCGGCTCCGTCATCATCCACGGCCGCTCGGACGCCACCCTGAACCGCAACGGTGTCCGGTTCGGCAGCGCAGACATCTACCAGGTGGTCGAGCAGCTCCCTGAGATCGCCGAATCCCTCGTGATCGGCGTGGAGCTGCCGGACGGCGGCTACTGGATGCCACTGTTCGTCTCGCTCGCCGGCGCGGCCGAGCTGACGCCCGAGTTGAAACACACCGTCACCACCGCGATCAGGGAAAACGCGTCACCACGGCACGTCCCCGATGAGATCATCGCCGTCCCGGGCATACCGCACACACTCACCGGAAAAAAGCTCGAGGTACCGATCAAACGCATTCTTCAGGGAACCGCCCCACGCGACGCCCTGGACCCCGAGTCGGTCGACATGCCCCAATTCCTCGACGCCTATGCGCGCATCGCCGAAACCAGCCTCGGCACGGCGACCAGGCCACCGGCCAACGCCGAATAA
- a CDS encoding FAD-dependent monooxygenase, with the protein MPEISVPVLIVGAGPSGLTSALALARYGIDVLLVEKHAGTAHTPRAHIVNQRTVEIMRHLGIEDRLLAAATPQDMMRNSLWVTSLAGQEVARLESWGAGPDRATEYRAASPSPMVNCPQTVFEPMLLDAVTEAGCDVRFEHVFESFSEDELGVVSTVRDRRTGETLTVRSQYLIGADGARSQILGQAGLTVTGPSGLADAYNVWFRADLSRYLAHRPGILTWNVAPGPQSNGRLGTLICHQPFTEFVMVLFNEPGADGPASAGEDELVHRVHEFIGDDTVEVEILGRAAWSVNAQVADAYSAGRVFCMGDAVHRHPPTNGLGLNMSVADAYNLAWKLALVLNGQAPPTLLDSYSTERQPVGAVGVRRAITSRHELADVRAALGLTPGQSRQDGQEALDLLYAAGPEGEQRRAAVRRAIDRTNHQLNAHGTELGYLYEHGAVASDTATDAGAPDRDDDDRELYYRPTTRPGARLPHARLGQGTSEISTLDLVDGPRFLLITGIGGEQWLAAAKAAAEATGVEIDTHVIGTPGGTADLYGEWAARREVAEDGCVLVRPDRHIAWRAHRFGPTAADDLTDALRQVIGGPTAQGVNS; encoded by the coding sequence ATGCCCGAAATATCTGTGCCGGTGCTGATCGTTGGCGCTGGTCCGTCCGGTCTGACCAGCGCACTGGCCCTGGCCCGCTACGGAATCGACGTACTGCTGGTCGAAAAGCACGCCGGGACCGCGCACACGCCTCGGGCGCACATCGTCAACCAGCGAACCGTCGAGATCATGCGGCACCTCGGCATCGAGGACCGCCTGCTCGCGGCGGCCACACCCCAGGACATGATGCGCAACTCGCTCTGGGTGACCAGCCTGGCCGGACAGGAGGTCGCACGCCTTGAATCGTGGGGCGCCGGTCCGGACCGTGCCACGGAATACCGTGCGGCCAGCCCGTCACCGATGGTCAACTGCCCGCAGACCGTCTTCGAGCCCATGCTGCTTGACGCCGTCACGGAAGCCGGTTGCGATGTCCGTTTCGAGCACGTCTTCGAGAGCTTCAGCGAGGACGAGCTCGGCGTCGTGAGCACGGTCCGTGACCGCCGCACGGGCGAGACTTTGACGGTCCGCTCCCAGTACCTGATCGGCGCGGATGGCGCCCGCAGCCAAATACTGGGCCAGGCCGGGCTGACGGTGACGGGTCCGTCCGGGCTCGCAGACGCCTACAACGTCTGGTTCCGGGCCGACCTGTCCCGCTACCTGGCCCACCGGCCGGGCATCCTGACCTGGAACGTGGCCCCTGGGCCCCAGTCGAACGGCAGACTGGGCACGCTCATCTGCCACCAGCCGTTCACCGAGTTCGTGATGGTCCTGTTCAACGAGCCCGGAGCGGACGGCCCTGCCTCGGCCGGCGAGGACGAGCTGGTGCACCGGGTGCACGAGTTCATCGGAGACGACACGGTCGAGGTCGAGATCCTCGGTCGCGCCGCCTGGTCGGTCAACGCGCAGGTCGCCGACGCCTATTCGGCCGGCCGGGTCTTCTGCATGGGCGACGCGGTGCACCGCCACCCGCCTACCAACGGCCTCGGCCTGAACATGTCGGTCGCCGACGCCTACAACCTGGCGTGGAAACTCGCCCTCGTCCTGAACGGGCAGGCACCGCCGACGCTGCTCGACAGCTACTCGACGGAACGGCAGCCGGTGGGCGCGGTCGGTGTGCGGCGGGCAATCACCAGCCGCCACGAACTCGCCGACGTGCGCGCGGCGCTCGGACTGACGCCTGGCCAGTCCAGGCAGGACGGGCAAGAGGCTCTGGACCTGCTGTACGCGGCAGGGCCGGAAGGCGAGCAGCGGCGCGCGGCGGTGCGCCGCGCGATCGACCGCACCAACCACCAGCTCAACGCGCACGGAACCGAGCTGGGATACCTCTACGAACACGGCGCCGTCGCCTCGGACACCGCAACCGACGCCGGTGCACCGGACCGCGATGATGACGACCGCGAGCTGTACTACCGGCCTACCACCCGTCCCGGTGCCCGGCTGCCGCACGCCCGGCTCGGGCAAGGCACCTCTGAGATCTCCACGTTGGACCTCGTGGACGGACCCCGGTTCCTCCTCATCACCGGTATCGGCGGCGAGCAGTGGCTGGCGGCGGCCAAGGCTGCCGCCGAAGCGACAGGGGTGGAAATCGACACCCACGTCATCGGAACCCCTGGCGGAACGGCCGACCTGTACGGCGAATGGGCCGCACGGCGCGAGGTCGCCGAGGACGGCTGCGTACTCGTGCGACCCGACCGTCACATCGCCTGGCGCGCCCACCGGTTCGGCCCGACCGCTGCCGATGACCTGACCGACGCCCTGCGTCAGGTCATCGGCGGACCCACTGCACAAGGAGTGAACTCGTGA
- a CDS encoding fumarylacetoacetate hydrolase family protein, producing MRITNVEGRLALLTKNGLADVATLSGGRFGPDVQAVYESWDDFRDWAESHAGGDPDAHMPSPATIGSPTPQPRQVFAIGLNYRDHAREANLAIPEEPPVFTKFLSSLTGPFEDLVLPTENVDWEIELVAVIGRRAEQVRVEDGWSYIAGLSIGQDYSERVVQRVGPVPQFSLGKSFPGFGPIGPWLVTPDEFADPDDLGLECTIDGDSVQQGRTSSMIFSVPELVARLSAVTPLLPGDVLFTGTPAGVGAARRPRRFLKPGETVRSAIDGLGFMSQTCVASR from the coding sequence ATGCGGATCACGAACGTGGAGGGTCGGCTGGCCCTGCTGACCAAAAACGGACTGGCGGACGTCGCCACCCTGAGCGGGGGGCGCTTCGGCCCCGACGTTCAGGCCGTGTACGAGTCGTGGGACGACTTTCGGGACTGGGCGGAGTCGCACGCCGGCGGCGATCCTGACGCGCACATGCCGTCTCCCGCCACGATCGGGTCTCCGACGCCGCAACCACGCCAGGTGTTCGCGATCGGGCTGAACTACCGCGACCACGCACGCGAGGCCAACCTGGCGATACCCGAGGAACCGCCGGTGTTCACCAAGTTCCTCTCATCACTGACCGGACCGTTCGAAGACCTGGTTCTCCCCACCGAGAACGTCGACTGGGAAATCGAACTCGTCGCGGTCATCGGCCGCCGGGCCGAGCAGGTGCGGGTCGAAGACGGCTGGTCGTACATCGCGGGGCTGTCCATCGGACAGGACTACTCCGAGCGGGTGGTCCAGCGCGTCGGCCCGGTACCGCAGTTCTCGCTCGGCAAGTCCTTCCCCGGCTTCGGGCCCATCGGCCCCTGGCTGGTCACCCCTGACGAGTTCGCCGATCCCGATGATCTCGGGCTCGAGTGCACGATCGACGGTGACAGCGTCCAGCAAGGCCGCACCTCGTCGATGATCTTCAGCGTGCCCGAACTGGTCGCCCGGCTCTCCGCCGTCACACCGCTGCTTCCCGGCGACGTCCTGTTCACCGGCACTCCCGCCGGCGTCGGCGCGGCGCGGAGACCCCGTCGTTTCCTCAAGCCGGGAGAGACCGTGCGCAGCGCCATCGACGGGCTCGGCTTCATGAGCCAGACCTGCGTCGCCAGCCGGTAA
- a CDS encoding GntR family transcriptional regulator has translation MEPGGRSKTDDVQRLLRADILNGVWAPGTKLRFTELRERYRCSTGVVREALPRLVGEGLVTAEPQLGFRVVTVSPEDLRDLTEARILLETMVLRSSIEQGDLAWETRLVAAHHLLANLPRRTADGSPSLEWLSAHSAFHAALGGGCGNGRMKTIVNSLRDSAEIYRCWTAKDDRALTRDVEAEHRTILEAALRRDADAAVAALTDHIQRSTDLLLHSQRQPAGTGLDGRAGGDGS, from the coding sequence ATGGAACCAGGAGGCAGGTCCAAGACCGACGACGTGCAGCGCCTGCTGCGCGCCGACATCCTCAACGGGGTGTGGGCGCCCGGGACGAAGCTGCGTTTCACGGAGCTTCGGGAGCGCTACCGGTGCAGCACGGGGGTGGTCCGCGAGGCGCTGCCGCGTCTGGTCGGCGAGGGCCTGGTCACCGCGGAACCACAGCTCGGATTCCGGGTCGTGACGGTCAGCCCGGAGGACCTGCGCGACTTGACCGAGGCGCGGATCCTGCTGGAAACGATGGTCTTGCGGAGCTCCATCGAGCAGGGAGACCTCGCCTGGGAAACCCGCCTCGTCGCGGCCCATCACCTGCTGGCGAATCTGCCCAGACGAACTGCGGACGGCTCGCCGTCGCTGGAGTGGCTCTCCGCCCACTCGGCGTTCCACGCGGCGTTGGGTGGGGGTTGCGGCAATGGGCGGATGAAGACGATCGTCAACTCGCTGCGGGACTCGGCCGAGATATACCGGTGCTGGACGGCCAAGGACGACCGTGCGCTGACCCGGGACGTGGAAGCCGAACACCGGACGATTCTGGAAGCCGCTCTCAGGCGAGATGCGGACGCCGCTGTCGCGGCGCTCACCGACCACATCCAGCGGTCGACCGACTTGCTGCTGCATTCGCAACGACAGCCCGCCGGGACGGGTCTTGACGGTCGGGCGGGAGGGGACGGCTCGTGA
- a CDS encoding quinone oxidoreductase family protein: MKAAQIDRFGGPEVFSIVEIPRPEPAPGQVLVKTAACGVNFAETSLRQNNFLVTPSLPTILGSEVVGTVEKLGEGVDGIRVGDRVVAALFVDGTRNGGYAEYTVAKQDFVLPIPDDISFEDACAVTVQGLTGHYITTVHPPRDRRVLVTAAAGGVGGMLVQFARLHGAHTIIGAVGSEARFGAVKELGASDVVNYNEPGWEDALRAATGGLGPDLVYDSVGGEVFDTNLAMLSEHGKLVFYGSNNLKGDSISSDQMRMMNLRNLTVASFGIQGQLSRERLRSGLTEIFSLLREGSIRPRIAGRYPLEEVGEAHRALEARGTLGKVLLIP, encoded by the coding sequence GTGAAGGCAGCACAAATCGATCGTTTCGGTGGACCGGAGGTCTTCTCGATCGTCGAAATTCCCCGGCCGGAACCAGCGCCAGGGCAGGTTCTGGTCAAGACGGCGGCATGCGGAGTCAATTTCGCGGAAACCAGTCTCCGGCAGAACAACTTCCTCGTCACCCCGTCGCTGCCGACGATTCTCGGCTCCGAAGTCGTCGGAACGGTCGAGAAGCTCGGGGAGGGCGTTGACGGCATCCGCGTCGGCGACCGCGTCGTGGCGGCGTTGTTCGTCGACGGGACCCGAAACGGGGGCTACGCGGAATACACCGTGGCCAAGCAGGATTTCGTTCTCCCGATACCAGACGACATCTCCTTCGAGGACGCGTGCGCTGTGACCGTCCAGGGGCTGACGGGGCACTACATCACCACGGTGCACCCTCCCCGGGATCGTCGTGTCCTGGTCACGGCGGCGGCGGGCGGTGTCGGCGGGATGCTGGTCCAGTTCGCTCGGTTGCACGGCGCGCACACGATCATCGGGGCCGTCGGAAGCGAGGCCAGGTTCGGCGCTGTCAAGGAACTGGGCGCCAGCGATGTCGTGAACTACAACGAGCCGGGATGGGAGGACGCCCTTCGGGCCGCCACCGGCGGGCTGGGCCCCGACCTGGTCTACGACTCGGTCGGTGGCGAGGTCTTCGACACGAATCTCGCGATGCTCTCCGAGCACGGCAAGCTCGTCTTCTACGGATCGAACAACCTCAAGGGCGACTCGATCAGCAGCGACCAGATGAGGATGATGAACCTGCGCAACCTCACGGTGGCCAGTTTCGGGATCCAGGGTCAATTGTCACGTGAACGCCTCCGGTCCGGGTTGACGGAAATCTTTTCGCTGCTGCGCGAGGGGAGCATCCGTCCCCGGATCGCCGGCCGCTACCCCCTCGAAGAGGTCGGCGAGGCCCACCGCGCGCTGGAAGCACGCGGCACACTCGGCAAAGTGCTGCTGATTCCGTAA